The DNA region GGACCGACTGGAGGTGGGCGAAGGTCAGGTCCGAAGGCTGGGCGCGCAGGCCGTCGGCGCTGGTCCGCGCCCGCAGGTCCATCGGCCACTCGATCCGCCTGCCCGCGCGCAGGCCCTCGGCGGTGTCGGCCGCCAGCTCCGGCTCGACGCCGATGACCCTCGCGTCCGGCAGCAGCGCCTTGATCGCCGAGCCGACACCCGAGGCCAGCCCGCCACCACTGAGCGGGACGAGGACGACGCCGGCGTCCGGCAGGTCTTCGGCGATCTCCAGGCCGACGGTGCCCTGCCCGGCGATGACGTCACGGTGGTCGAACGGCGGGATCATGGTGAGCCCCCGTTCCCCGGCGACGGCGAGCGCCGAGGATTCCTGGGCGTCGATCGGGACCTCGATGACTTCGGCGCCGAGTGCCTTGGTGGCTTCGACCTTGGCGCGCGGGGCGACGTCCGGGACGAGGATCACCGCGGGAATCCCGAATCGCTTCGCCGAGTAGGCGACCGCTTGCGCGTGGTTGCCGCTGGAGAACGCGACGACGCCGCGGGCGCGCTGATCTTCGGTCAGCGCGGCGATCGCGTTGTAGGCCCCGCGTACCTTGAAAGCGCCGATCGGCTGAAGGCTTTCCGGTTTGAGCCACAACGGCGCCCACCCTTGTGCCAGTAGCGGTGTGCGCACCGCGACGCCTTTGACACGGCTCGCCGCGTCGCGGATTTCCTCGATCGATACCAGATCCATACGTCCGATTATGTCAAGGAGTTGTGAACCGTGGACAGTCCTTTTTGGACAGATGGCGTGGCGCTCCTCACGTGCGGACAACGAAGGGAGCATCCCGTGCGCCTTACTCGTTAGGACGGGTGAGGACCGACTAGCAGCAGAACGGGATCATGACCAAGGAGACCTCGGAAAAGACCGAAAAGACGGAAAAGCAGGGCCGGATCATCCAGGTGACGGCGGCGGCGATGGCCGCGATCACCGCGGCATTGCTGGGTTCCACGCTCGGCGTAGCCGGAACGGTGGCGGGTGCCGGGCTGGCGAGTGTGATCACGACGCTCGGCGGCGAGCTGTACCTGCGTTCGCTTCAGCGGACGAAGGACGCGGCGCTGAAGGCGCGAGTGGTGCTGACCGTGCCGGGACGGCGCCGGGTGCTCGACCCGGCGGAGCAGGAGACCGTCCGGTTGAAACCGTCCGAGGACGAAGAGGAATCCTCCGGCCGGAAGTTCAAACCACGCTGGGCGGTGATCGCCGGAGTCAGCGTGGTGGCGTTCGCGGTGGCGCTCGTCGCGATCACCGGCTTCGAGGGCGCGACAGGGAAGACCTTCGGCGGCGGGACCGGGACGACCATAGGGAAGATCATCGGCGGCGGCCAGGCCGAGGAGCGGCAGGAGAAGCACGACGCCCCGCCCGCGACGTCCCCATCGGAACCGAAGCACGACAAGCCGGAGACGACGCCGACGAACACTCCGACCCCCTCGACGACGCCGACAGCCCCCACGACCACACAGGCCCCTCCGACGACGCCGTCCACCACGCCTTCGACCTCCCAGGCACCCCCGACGACGCCGTCGGCTCCTCCCGCCTCGAAGACCCCCGTGCCCTGACCGCGTTTCGTCCTCTGGATGCGGTAGTTACCGCGTTCAAAGGACGAAACGCAGGGGTCAGGAGAGGGCGGAGCGAAGCGTGCGAGCGGCCGCTTCGGGGTCTTCGGCCTCGGTGATCGCCCGGACGACGACGATCCGCGACGCCCCCGCGGCCAGCACCTCGGGCAGCCGCTCGGTGTCGATCCCGCCGATCGCGAACCACGGCCGCGTCGTCCCGGACGCGGCCGTCGAGCGCACCAGGCCGAGCCCCGGCGCGGACCGGCCCGGTTTCGTCGGGGTCGGCCAGCACGGGCCGGTGCAGAAGTAGTCGACACCGGGCTCCCCGGCGGCCGCCGCGGCCTGTTCGGCCGAATGGGTGGACCGGCCGATTACCACGTCGTCCCCGAGCACCCGGCGGGCCAGCGACACCGGGATGTCGTCCTGGCCCAGGTGCAGCACGTGCGCGCCGACGCCGAGCGCGACGTCCGCCCGGTCGTTCACCGCCAGCAGCTTGTCGTGCTTCTCGCACGCCTCGGCCAGCACTTCCAGGGCGGCGATCTCGTGTTTCGCCTCGATCGGGGCGCCGCCGGTCTTGTCCCTCAGCTGGATGATGTCGACGCCGCCGGCCAGCGCCGCGTCGGCGAACTCGGCGAGATCGCCGCGGCCGCGGCGGGCGTCGGTGCAGAGGTACAGGCGGGCGTCCGCGAGCCGGGCGCGGATCAGCGAACCAGACAGGGTGGGCATGGCGGCGACGGTACTCGCGCGCTACGGTGGGGTGGTCCGCACGGGAGCCCGAGGACGGGCTGAGAGGGAGCCGAGACCGCTCCGACCGTGGAACCTGATCCGGGTCATGCCGGCGCAGGGAGCGTGATTCGTATGGCAGAACTTTCGGTTGTCGGCGGCGGGGTCATCGGCCTCTCGGTCGCTTGGCGCGCGTCCGCGCGCGGCCATCGCGTCACCGTGTACGACCCGGATCCGGGGCGTGGCGCGTCGTGGCTCGCGGGCGGCATGCTCGCGCCGGTCACCGAGGCCTGGCCCGGCGAGGAGGACGTCCTCGCGCTCGGTGAAGCGTCGCTGCGGCGCTGGCCGGATTTCGCCCGTGACCTGGCCGAAGAGGGCGTCGATCCGGGCCTTTCCCCGCACGGCACGCTCGTCGTCGCGCTGGACAGCGCCGACGCGGGCAACCTCGAAATGCTCGCCGCGTATCTCACCGAACTCGGCCGCGAGGTCGGGCAGCTGACCGGCCGCGAAGCCCGCCGCGCCGAACCCGGCCTCGCCGGATCTGTCCGAAGTGGACTTCTGGTGCCCGGGGATCTGGCCGTGGACAACAGAAAGCTGCTGCACGCGCTCAGGCACGCTTGCGACGTGCACGGCGTCCGGTTCCGCCACGAGACCGTCACGCACCTCGACGGACTTGGCGACGTCGTCCTCGCCGCGGGCGCCTGGACCGGACGCCTGCATCCGGCGCTCGACGGCGCCGTCCGCCCGCTCAAGGGCGAGATCCTGCGCCTTCGGCCGCGACGGGGTTGCCTGCCGCCGCCGAAGCGGACCGTCCGCGCGATGGTCGAGGGCCGCCCGATCTACCTCGTCCCCGCGAAGACGGTCAGCTCGTGCTCGGCGCGACCCAGTACGAGGCCGGGTTCGACGAGACCGTCACCGTCCGAGGTGTACGTGAGCTGCTCGAAGGCGCGGAGCGCGTCTTCCCGGGCCTGACCGAATACGAACTCGTCGAGACCGCCGCCGGGCTTCGCGCGGCGAGTGTCGACACGATGCCCTTCATAGGTGAGCTGGGCGAAGGCGTCTTCGCCGCGACAGGCCACCATCGCAACGGTCTCCTGATGGCCCCGGTCACCGCGGACGCCGCGGTCGCCTGGCTGGACGGACGGCCGTTGCCGGACGAGGTCGCGGCGGCCACGCCGTCGCGGCGAAGCGAGGAGCGGGTGTGATGGAGATCCAGGTCAACGGCCAGTGGCGCGAATTCCCCGACGGCACCACCGTCGAGGGTGTGCTGGAGGCGCTGGGAACGGCGACGCAGGGCGTCGCGGTCGCGGTGGACGGCGTGGTCGTCCGGCGCGGCGAATGGCCGGAATCGGTGGTGCGCAAGGGCGCCAGCGTCGACATCCTCACCGCTGTGCAAGGAGGCTGACATGAACGGTGACGACCTCGTCATCGGCGAGCACAAGCTCTCGTCGCGGCTGATCATCGGCACCGGCGGCGCGGGCAACCTCGCCGTGCTGGAACGCGCGCTGGTGGCGTCCGGAACGGAACTGACCACCGTCGCCATGCGCAAGGCCGACGCCGAAGGCGGCTCCGGCGTCCTCGAACTCCTTCGGCGGCTCGGCATCCGCCTGCTGCCCAACACCGCGGGCTGCCGGACGGCCGCCGAAGCCGTCCTCACCGCGCAGCTCGCCCGCGAAGCGCTCGAAACCGACCTCGTCAAGCTGGAGGTCCACGCCGACGACCGCACGCTGCTGCCCGACCCGTTCGAGACCCTCGAAGCGGCCGAACAGCTCGCCGCGGACGGCTTCACCGTGCTCGCGTACACCAACGACGACCCGGTGCTGGCGCTGCGGCTGGAGGAGGCGGGCTGTGCGGCGGTGATGCCGCTCGGCGCGCCCATCGGCACCGGTCTCGGCATCCGGAACCCGCACAACATCGAGCTGATCGTGTCGCGCGCGGGGGTTCCGGTGATCCTCGACGCCGGGATCGGCACGGCTTCCGACGCGACGCTGGCGATGGAGCTCGGCTGCGACGCCGTCCTGCTCTCCACCGCCGTGACCAGGGCCGCGGACCCGGAACGGATGGCGTCGGCGATGCGGGCCGCCGTCACCGCCGGGCGGCTGGCCGCCGGCGCGGGGCGGATCCCGCAGCGGTTCTGGGCGCACGCCTCGAGCCCGCCTCGATAACCCTTTTGTACGGTTCACGGCCTTAACAGCGAGTACGCCCCCGGAGCCCGTATGGTTGACGGCACTTTCCGGAGGCGCACCCGCCGCCGTGTACCCAGAGGAGCCAGTGGTGACCACGTCAACGGTCCAGGACGTTTCGGGCAGGTTGTTCCTGGCGGTGGGCAGGCTGTCCCGGTCACTGCGCCAGGCGGGGGTGCCGGGGCCCGGCCACGGCGCGATCTCGGCGCTCGCCACCCTCGTGCACTACGGCCAGCTCCGCCTGGGTGATCTCGCGGCGAAGGAAGGCGTCGCCGCGGCCACCATGTCGAGGATCGTCGCTTCGCTGGTCGAAGCGGGCTACGTCAGCCGTGAATCGGACCCGATCGACAGGCGCGCCTGGCTCGCGGAGGCGACCGAAGAGGGCGAGAGGCTGGTTTCGGGCGTCCGGTCGACGCGGGTGAACGAACTCGGCAAACGCCTCGAACGGCTGACCCCGGAGCACCAGGCGGCCCTGGCGGCGGCTCTGCCCGCGCTCGAAGCGCTCATCGCGGACGAAGAGCGCTGATCTCGGCGCGAAGGGCGCGGATCTCGTCGAGGATCTCCTTGTTCGCCTGAGCCTGGGTCGCGGCCTGCTTCGCCTCTTCCTCGCGGATGTCCTGGCGAAGCTCGTCCTCCATCCCGCTGACCACCACGGCGATGAAGAGGTTCAGCACCGCGAAGCTGGACACGAGGATGTAGACCACGAAGAACACCCAGGCCATGGGTGCTTCCTTCATGATCTCCTTCGCGATGTCCGGCCAGGCCTCGCCCGTCATCACCTGGAACAGCGTGAACAGCGAAGTGCCGAGGTCGCCGAAGTTCTCCGGCGAGATCGCGCCGAACAGTTTCGTCGCCATCACGCCCGCGACGAAGATGATCAGGGCGAGGAGCGCGGCGATCGAAGCCATGCCGGGAATGGACGCGAGCAGGCCGGTGACGACCTTCCGCATCGACGGCACGACCGAGATCAGCCGCAGCACGCGCAGGACCCGCAACGCCCGCAGCACCGCGAACGGACCGGTCGTGGGGATCACCGCGATGCCGACGACGATCAGGTCGAAGATGTTCCACGGATCGCGGAAGAACTTCGCGCGGTAGGCGTAGAGCTTCGAGGCCATTTCCAGGACGAAGATCCCGAGCGCGACGTAGTCGACCGTGTGCAGCAGCGGCCCGTACTCGGCGACCATTCTGGTCGAGGTCTCCAGGCCGAGGGTGACGGCGTTGACGACGATCACCGCGATGATGAAGTGCTGGAAGCGGCGGTCTTCGACGACCCTGGCCACCGTTTCGCGTCCGGTCACGGCGCAGATCGTAACCGGGCGAGTGCTCAGTGCTCCGGCGCAAGCCGCCAAAACGCCGAAACCGGACCGACCTTCGCGCCCATCGGATAGGCGTTTTCGACCGCGTGTGAGACGAACCACTTGCCGTAGCGGGCGGCCTCCACGACGGACATCCCCTTCGCGAGACCGGCCGTCAGTGCCGACGCCATCGTGTCCCCGGCGCCGTGCGTGTGCTGCGTCGCGTACCGCTCGCCCGGCAGTTCGACGAAGGTGGAGCCGTCGAAGAGCACGTCGACGCATTCCGGGTCGGAGACGAGGTGGCCGCTCTTCACGAGCACGTACTTCGGCCCGAGCCGGTGCAGCACGACGGCCGCCTGGTGCATCTGCTCGCGGGTGGTCACCGTCATCCCGGTGAGCAGGCGGACCTCGTCGAGGTTCGGGGTGAGGACGGTCGCGCGCGGCAAGAGCTCGTCGCGCAGCGCCACCAGCCCGGCCTCGTCGAACAGCGGATGCCCGTGCATCGACGCCGCGACCGGGTCGACCACGAACGGCACCTTGCTGTCGCGGCCGATCTCGGCCTTGTCGCAGGCCGCGGCGACGGCGTGGATGATCTCGGCCGAGGCGAGCATGCCGGTCTTGGCCGCGTTGACGCCCATGTCGGCGGCGACCGCCTCGATCTGCCCGGCGACGATCCGCGCCGGGATGTCGGTGCGGTCGTGCACGCCGAGGGTGTTCTGGACGGTCACGGCGGTGACCGCGACCAGACCGTGCACCCCGCAGGTGAGGAACGTGCGCAGGTCCGCCTGAAGGCCGGCGGCGCCGCCGGAGTCGGACCCCGCGATGGTCAGCGCCGACGGCGGGCTCGGGTTCTCGCTCATGGGTTCATTTTCCCGGCTGGTCCTTTTGGCGCGACAGGGGTTCGGCCGCAGGCCACCACGGTGGCCCAGCGCGTGAGCCATCGCACTCCGCGCGGTATCCCTCCAGCCACGCGAAACCCCGGCAGGGGCGAAGGGGCCCATCGCCGCATCGGACGCGGCGAAGGACGCTTTCAGCCCAGCCGGTTAGACCGTCAGGACGAGCTTCCCGGTGACACGGCCGCCTTCACCGGTTTCGTGCGCCTTCGCGACGTCTTCCAACGGGAAGGTCTGGTCGACATGGACGCGCAATTCGCCTTTCTCGACCAGCTCGGTCAGCGCCAGGAGACCGATCTCGTCGGGTTCGGCGAGCATCCCCGACGTCCGCACGCCGAGCTTCTCCGCCTTCGCCACGACTGCCTCGCTCGGCCCTCCGGGGACCGCGATCAGCAGGCCGCCCGGTTTCACGGCGTCCAGCCAGCGCAGGTCGCTCTCCGCTCCGACCAGCCCGAACACGACGTCCACATCGGACGCCGTCGCGGTGTCGTCGCGGTAGTCGATCGGCTCGTCGACGCCGAGCTCGCGGAGGAATCCGTGCTTCCCGGCGCTCGCCGTGCCCAGGACGTACGCCCCGCGCGCCTTCGCCACCTGCGCGGCCAGATGCCCCACACCGCCCGCGGCCGCGTCGATCAGCACACGCTGGCCTGGGCGGACGTCGGCGATGTCCACGAGGCCCTGCCAGGCGGTGAGCCCGGCGAGCGGCAACCCGGCGGCCTGCTCGTGGGTGAGGCTCGCGGGTTTGCGCACGAACTGGCGGGCCGGTGCCGTCACGTATTCGCCGTAGCCGCCGGCCTGCCGCGGGAACCACGGGAAGCCGAGGACCTCGTCGCCGACGGCGAAGCGCGTGGTGCCCACGCCGAGCTCCTCCACCACCCCGGAAACGTCCCAGCCGAGGACGAACGGCGGCTCGCCCATGAAGACGCCGTAGGCCCGGGTCTTCCAGTCGACCGGGTTGATCCCGGCCGCGCGCACGCGCACGAGCACCTCCGTCGGGCCGGGGGCAGGCCGATCGGTTTCGGTCACCTCCAGCACTTCCGGGCCACCAAGCCGCTGCTGGGTCACGACGCGCATCGAAAGCTCCTTCGTTGTCGGTGCTTTCCATGCTCGGGCGCTTGGTCTCTTTTCGCTAGAAGGCACTTAAAGGTAAACTAGGTACCTGATGGAAACCACCTGTGAAGTGCCGGAATCCCCGTGGGACATCTACCTGCGGAACTGTCCGTGCCGAGACGTCCTCGATCTGCTCGCCAACAAGTGGACCGCGCTCGTGCTCGGCGCGCTGTCGCGGCGGCCGCACCGGTTCGGTGAGCTGCGCCGCGCCGTCGGCGGGATCAGCCAGAAGATGCTGACGCAGAACCTGCGCGCCTTCGAACGCGACGGCCTCGTCACGCGCACGGTCTTCCCGACCACGCCGCCGACCGTCGAGTACGCGCTGACCGAACGCGGGGCGAGCGCGGGCACGCTGCTCATGGCGGTCAGCGAATGGTCGGTCGCCAACTTCGACGGGATCCTCGAATCGCGGAAGGAATACGACGCGCGGGTGATGGAGCCCGTCGGCTGAAGTCCTTCGCGGCGGCACGCGGACTTCATCGGGAAGACAGTTCGGCGCACTAACTTGACGAACAATTGGTTCGAACAAGTTATCTGGAGGCTTTCGTGCGCAGAACGCTTTCCCTCCTGTCGGTCTTGGTGGCCGTCGCCGGGCTGACGTCCGGTGTCGCCGCCGCCGCGGCCAAGACGCCGAAGGTGCTGGTCATCGGCCTGGACGGCGCCCGCTTCGACAAGCTGATGGCCGCCGACGCCCCGAACGTCCACGCGCTCGTGGAGCGCGGCTACGCGTCGCGCAGTTCGCTGTACGGCAGCGGGATGGCGCCGACGGTCAGCGGCCCCGGCTGGTCCACGATCCTCACCGGCGTCTGGCCGGACAAGCACAAGGTGAAGGACAACTCCTTCACCGGCAACGACCTCGCCTCGCATCCGAGCTGGCTCGCCCGCGCCGAAACCGCGAACCCGGCGCTGGACACCTACGCGGCCGTCGACTGGACGCCGATCAGCGACCGGATCCTGCGCACCGGCCAGGACCGCAAGTTCGTCCGGAACGGCGACAGCGACGGCTACGAGAAGACCGACGAGCAGATCGCCGTCGACGCGGAGAAGCACCTCAAGCAGGGCAAGGCCGACGCGTCATTCGTCTACTTCGGACAGACGGATATCGCGGGGCACGACCACGGCGCGGATTCCCCGGAGTACGAAGCCAGCTTGCGCACCGACGACGCGCTGATCGGCCGCCTGCTCGCCGCCGTCGACGCCCGCGCGGACCGCGCGAACGAAGACTGGCTGATCATGATCTCCTCCGACCACGGCCACACGCCCTCGGGCGGTCACGGCGGCGACACGCCCGAGGAGCGGATGACGTTCGTGATCGCCGCCGGTGGCGCGGTCCCGGCCGGAACCCCCGCGGTGGCACCGAAGATCGTCGATATCGCGCCGACGGTGCTGCGGCATCTGGGCATCGCCGCCCCGGCGGTCTACGACGGCTACGCGCTCGGCGCCGCTCCCTCGGACGTCTTCGACACGGCCGCCTTGAAGCCCCGGCAGGACGAAACCAGTGTCCCGGCGGGAGTCCTCGGCTGGACGCACGACGCGCCCGGCGGCTGGAGCGTGCGCAACGCCTCCGGTATGCCCGCCGGCGTGACGGAGTGGCAAGGCTGGTCCTTCACCACCGACGACTTCTGGACCCGCACCGCCCCCGGCCAGCAGCGCGAGGCGAACGCCCGCGCACGTGGCGTGTTCGCGGTCGCGGATCCGGACGAGTGGGACGACAAGGGCTCGCCCTCCTCGCGCGGCACCTTCGACTCTTCCCTGGTGTCGCCTTCGCTCGACGTCACCGGGAAGTCCACTGTGGACGTCTCGTTCGTCTCGCACTACCGGCAGGACGGGACGCAGCGGGGCGCGCTGACGGCGTCGTTCGACGGTGGCCCCGAGCAGAACGTGCTGGCCTACGGACCGGAGTCCGGGACGGTGAACAAGGGCGGCGACGTCCTTTCGGTGCCGACGTCGGCCTCGGTGAAGGTGCCGGCGGGGGCTCGTTCGGTGAAGCTGACCTGGCGGCTCTACGCGGCGGGGAACAACTGGTATTGGGCGGTGGACGCTCCTCGCCTCAGCGCCCGCTAGGGCCTCGTGAGTGGCAAGGACGGTTCTAACCGTCCTTGCCACTCACGAGCCCGATCGCTTACCGCAACTTCCAGAACGGCGACACCGGCCCCACGCCCGCCCCAGCGGATACGACTCCGCCACGCACCGCTCGATGAACCGTTTCCCCTCGGCGACGGCGGTGGGGACGTCGGCCCCCTTCGCCAGCGAGGACGTGATCGCCGAAGCCATCGTGTCCCCGCCGCCGTGGGTGTTCCGGGTGTCGAACCGCGGGCCGCTCAGCTCGACCCAGGATTCACCGTCGGACAACAGATCCACGCAATCCTGAGCAGCGTCGAGGTGTCCGCCCTTCACCAGCACCCACTCGGAACCGAACTCCAGCAACGCTTCCGCCGCCTCCCGCTGGGTCGCGGGCCCGGTGACTTCGACGCCGGTCAGCAGCCGTACCTCATCCAGGTTCGGCGTGATCAGCGTGGCGCGCGGGAAAAGCTCCGTGCGGATCGCCTCCAGCGCCTCTTCGCGCAGCAGCGCGTGCCCGGTCATCGAAGCGGCGACCGGGTCCACGACGAACGGCGTGCCCGTCGAGCGTCCGATGTGGACCTCGTCGAGGGTTTTCGCGACGGCGTTGATGATCTCGGCCGTCGCCAGCATCCCGGTCTTCGCCGCGTCGACGCCCATGTCCGTGGCGACGGCCTTGATCTGGCCGGTGACGACGTCGACCGGGATCTCGCTGAACCCCTGCACGCCCAGCGAGTTCTGCACGGTGACCGCGGTGAGCGCGACCATCCCGTGCACCCCGTTGGCGAAGAAGGTGCGCAGGTCGGCCTGGATGCCCGCACCGCCACCGGAATCCGATCCGGCGATGGTGAGGGCGGTCCGGGGAGTCTCCGTCACTGATTGACCACCGGCAGGTAGACCTTGTTGCCCTGCTCGGCGAACTCGTTCGACTTCTCCTCCATGCCGGCCTCGATGGCCTCCACAGTGGACAGTCCGTGTTCCTCGGCGTACTTGCGGACGTCCTGCGTGATGCGCATCGAGCAGAACTTCGGCCCGCACATCGAGCAGAAGTGCGCCGTCTTCGCCGGCTCCGCGGGCAGCGTCTCGTCGTGGTACGAGCGCGCGGTGTCCGGGTCCAGCGACAGGTTGAACTGGTCGTTCCAGCGGAATTCGAAGCGGGCCTTGGAAAGCTCGTCGTCCCACTCCTGCGCGTACTGGTGCCCCTTGGCGAGGTCGGCGGCGTGCGCGGCGATCTTGTAGGTGATGACGCCGGTCTTCACGTCGTCGCGGTTCGGCAGGCCGAGGTGCTCCTTCGGCGTGACGTAACAGAGCATCGCCGTGCCGTACCAGCCGATCTGCGCCGCGCCGATGGCCGAGGTGATGTGGTCGTACGCCGGCGCGATGTCGGTCGCGAGCGGGCCGAGGGTGTAGAACGGCGCCTCGCCGGTCAGCTTCTCCTCGAGTTCGACGTTCTCCTTGATCTTGTGCATCGGCACGTGGCCGGGCCCTCGATCATCACCTGGACGTCGTGTTCGCGGGCGATGTGCGTGAGCTCGCCCAGCGTCTCCAGCTCGGCGAACTGCGCGCGGTCGTTCGCGTCGGCGATCGAGCCCGGCCGCAGGCCGTCACCGAGGGAGAAGGTGACATCGTACTCGCGCAGGATCTCGCAGAGTTCGGCGAAATTGGTGTACAGGAACGATTCCTTGTGGTGCGCGAGGCACCACGCGGCCATGATCGAGCCGCCGCGCGAGACGATGCCGGTGACCCGGCGCGCGGTCAGCGGGATGTAGCGCAGCAGCACGCCCGCGTGCACGGTGACGTAGTCGACGCCCTGCTCGCACTGTTCGATGATCGTGTCGCGGTAGACCTCCCACGACAGCTTTTCCGGCTCCCCGTTGACCTTTTCCAGTGCCTGGTAGATCGGCACGGTGCCGACCGGGACCGGCGAGTTGCGGATGATCCACTCGCGCGTCTCGTGGATCCGCTTGCCGGTGGAGAGATCCATGATCGTGTCGGCGCCCCAGCGGGTGGCCCACACCATCTTGTCGACCTCTTCCTCCACAGAGGACCAGACGGCCGAGTTGCCCATGTTGGCGTTGATCTTCACCAGGAAGTTCTTGCCGATGATCATCGGCTCGGTCTCCGGGTGCTTGCGGTTGGCGGGGATCACCGCGCGGCCGCGCGCGACCTCGTCCCGCACGAATTCCGGCGAGCAGCGCTCGCGTGCCGCGATGTACTCCATCTCGCGGGTGATGACGCCCTGTTTCGCCCAGCCGAGCTGGGTGTTGTGCTCACGACCGTCGGCCCAGCCTGCGCGCAGCCGATGGAGTCCACTGTGGACATCGATCTGCGCGTCGTCGTCGGTGTACGGGCCGGAGGTGTCGTAAACGTCGAAATGCTCGCCGTTCGAAAGATCGATCCGCCGCGCGGGGACCCGGAGACCGGATTCCGTCTGGTGATAGACCTTGCGGGAACCGGTGATCGGACCGGTGGTGACGGTCGGCTGGATGGCAGCCTTGTTCTCAAGCGTCGTCAACGACGTTCACTCCCTACGCCGGCATTACCCGGTCAGGTTCATGCGGTCGGCGGCGCCGGGTCCCTGGAAAGACACCAGCCGCCCTCTCAGCCCGCCATGGCGCGAGCTCCCGCGGTTGTTTGGTTGTGCCCCGACCATGCCACGCCGGGCCTCGGACAATCAACCCTCCAAGGCGACGGTCACTCCGAAGCCGACCAAGACGCCGCCGGACGTGCGCTCCAGCCACAGCTTGACGCGATCGCGGCGCAGCCACTCACCCAGGCGTGTGACCAGCAAGGCGAGCGACGAATACCAGACGATGTCGACGGCGATCCACACCGCGACGCACAGCAGCAGCGGCCACGGCCCGCCGTCGGCGGGCACGAACTGGGGGAGGAACGAGATCGCGAACACGCCCGCCTTCGGGTTGCTCACGTTGATCAGGAAACCGGCTCGGAAGCCGCGCCCGGCGGGTTCGGCGACCTCGCCGTCGCGCTTGCGGAAGAAGAGCGCTTTGACGCCGAGGTAGATCAGGAAGACCGCGCCCGCGATGCGCAGGATGTCGTAGGCGACCTGCGAGGCGATGAGGAGCGCGGTGAGACCGAACACCGCGGCGAGTCCCCAGAACGCGACGCCCGCCTCGATACCCGCGACGGTGGCGAACGCGTTCCGGCGCGAGCCCTTCGCCGACTGCTTGATCAGCATCACCGTCGCCGGGCCGGGGACCATCGCCATGAGGAACGCGGCGGGGATGAACGCCAGCAGGTTCGGCATTCCCCGATCGTCGGGGACGAGGGCCGCCACGGGCAACGCGATTTCCGGGCCGACATGTCGACAGCGTTAGCGGTTCACCGGTTTGGAGCATGTGCGCGCCGGGGATTCACGACAGAATCCCGGAGGTTCTGCACCGTTACAGAAGTCTGGGGTGGATATGCGGAAACTCGTGTTCCCGGCACTGGCAGGCGTGCTGATCGCGGGGCTGGTCCCCGCGATCGCCGAGGCCCAGGGCGGTGAGGCGCCAGGAGCGCCCGGCGCCCATCCGAGCTGGCTCCCGGCGGACAAGACCGGCTTCGGCACCGCCCGCGAACGGGCGAGCAACGTCTGGTTCACCCTTCAAGGTGGCCGGATGTCCGAGGTCTACTACCCGGATCTCTCCACGCCGAGCGTGCGAGCGCTGGATCTCGTGGTCACCGACGGGACGAGCTTCGCCACCGTCGATTCCTCGGCCAAGGCGCACCAGGTGCGCCGCACCGGCGGCCTCACCTACGAACAGACCATCACCGACGACCGGCGGCGATGGAAGCTCCGCAAGACCTATGTCACCGACCCGGCGCGCACGAGCGTGCTGATCGACGTCGACTTCGTTTCGCTGACCGGCCGCCCGTATCAGGTGTACGCGGTCGCGGATCCCGAT from Amycolatopsis sp. EV170708-02-1 includes:
- the thiD gene encoding bifunctional hydroxymethylpyrimidine kinase/phosphomethylpyrimidine kinase yields the protein MSENPSPPSALTIAGSDSGGAAGLQADLRTFLTCGVHGLVAVTAVTVQNTLGVHDRTDIPARIVAGQIEAVAADMGVNAAKTGMLASAEIIHAVAAACDKAEIGRDSKVPFVVDPVAASMHGHPLFDEAGLVALRDELLPRATVLTPNLDEVRLLTGMTVTTREQMHQAAVVLHRLGPKYVLVKSGHLVSDPECVDVLFDGSTFVELPGERYATQHTHGAGDTMASALTAGLAKGMSVVEAARYGKWFVSHAVENAYPMGAKVGPVSAFWRLAPEH
- a CDS encoding threonine/serine dehydratase — encoded protein: MDLVSIEEIRDAASRVKGVAVRTPLLAQGWAPLWLKPESLQPIGAFKVRGAYNAIAALTEDQRARGVVAFSSGNHAQAVAYSAKRFGIPAVILVPDVAPRAKVEATKALGAEVIEVPIDAQESSALAVAGERGLTMIPPFDHRDVIAGQGTVGLEIAEDLPDAGVVLVPLSGGGLASGVGSAIKALLPDARVIGVEPELAADTAEGLRAGRRIEWPMDLRARTSADGLRAQPSDLTFAHLQSVLDDVITVSEEEIREAVRTLAHRARLVAEPSGATATAAFLSHHDVLPPGKVVSVVSGGNLDPATLADLLA
- the thiE gene encoding thiamine phosphate synthase; its protein translation is MPTLSGSLIRARLADARLYLCTDARRGRGDLAEFADAALAGGVDIIQLRDKTGGAPIEAKHEIAALEVLAEACEKHDKLLAVNDRADVALGVGAHVLHLGQDDIPVSLARRVLGDDVVIGRSTHSAEQAAAAAGEPGVDYFCTGPCWPTPTKPGRSAPGLGLVRSTAASGTTRPWFAIGGIDTERLPEVLAAGASRIVVVRAITEAEDPEAAARTLRSALS
- a CDS encoding ion transporter → MTGRETVARVVEDRRFQHFIIAVIVVNAVTLGLETSTRMVAEYGPLLHTVDYVALGIFVLEMASKLYAYRAKFFRDPWNIFDLIVVGIAVIPTTGPFAVLRALRVLRVLRLISVVPSMRKVVTGLLASIPGMASIAALLALIIFVAGVMATKLFGAISPENFGDLGTSLFTLFQVMTGEAWPDIAKEIMKEAPMAWVFFVVYILVSSFAVLNLFIAVVVSGMEDELRQDIREEEAKQAATQAQANKEILDEIRALRAEISALRPR
- a CDS encoding MarR family winged helix-turn-helix transcriptional regulator, giving the protein MTTSTVQDVSGRLFLAVGRLSRSLRQAGVPGPGHGAISALATLVHYGQLRLGDLAAKEGVAAATMSRIVASLVEAGYVSRESDPIDRRAWLAEATEEGERLVSGVRSTRVNELGKRLERLTPEHQAALAAALPALEALIADEER
- the thiS gene encoding sulfur carrier protein ThiS, which gives rise to MEIQVNGQWREFPDGTTVEGVLEALGTATQGVAVAVDGVVVRRGEWPESVVRKGASVDILTAVQGG
- a CDS encoding thiazole synthase — protein: MNGDDLVIGEHKLSSRLIIGTGGAGNLAVLERALVASGTELTTVAMRKADAEGGSGVLELLRRLGIRLLPNTAGCRTAAEAVLTAQLAREALETDLVKLEVHADDRTLLPDPFETLEAAEQLAADGFTVLAYTNDDPVLALRLEEAGCAAVMPLGAPIGTGLGIRNPHNIELIVSRAGVPVILDAGIGTASDATLAMELGCDAVLLSTAVTRAADPERMASAMRAAVTAGRLAAGAGRIPQRFWAHASSPPR
- a CDS encoding NADP-dependent oxidoreductase, whose amino-acid sequence is MRVVTQQRLGGPEVLEVTETDRPAPGPTEVLVRVRAAGINPVDWKTRAYGVFMGEPPFVLGWDVSGVVEELGVGTTRFAVGDEVLGFPWFPRQAGGYGEYVTAPARQFVRKPASLTHEQAAGLPLAGLTAWQGLVDIADVRPGQRVLIDAAAGGVGHLAAQVAKARGAYVLGTASAGKHGFLRELGVDEPIDYRDDTATASDVDVVFGLVGAESDLRWLDAVKPGGLLIAVPGGPSEAVVAKAEKLGVRTSGMLAEPDEIGLLALTELVEKGELRVHVDQTFPLEDVAKAHETGEGGRVTGKLVLTV